One Brassica napus cultivar Da-Ae chromosome C4, Da-Ae, whole genome shotgun sequence genomic region harbors:
- the LOC106368972 gene encoding tropinone reductase homolog At2g29320-like codes for MNNVGGVRSKPMTEYDADDFDFHIATNLEPAFHFCQLSHPLLKASGYGSIIFISSVAGVVSIESGSICSLAKGALNQLAKNLACEWAKDGIRANAVAPNVIKTPMSQPYLDDVRFKKGLFARTPLGRAGEPNEVASLAVFLCLPAASYITGQTICVDGVLTINGFSDQPHA; via the exons ATGAACAATGTGGGTGGAGTTCGTTCAAAGCCAATGACAGAATATGATGCAGACGATTTTGATTTCCATATCGCAACAAACTTGGAACCTGCTTTCCATTTTTGCCAACTTTCACATCCCCTCCTAAAGGCTTCAGGTTATGGAAGTATTATCTTCATTTCCTCTGTAGCCGGGGTTGTATCAATTGAATCTGGATCTATTTGTAGTCTAGCAAAAG GAGCTCTGAATCAGCTAGCAAAAAATTTGGCATGTGAATGGGCAAAAGATGGCATAAGAGCCAACGCTGTTGCTCCTAATGTTATCAAGACTCCTATGTCTCAACCT TATCTAGATGACGTCAGATTCAAGAAGGGATTGTTTGCTAGAACTCCACTTGGTCGCGCTGGTGAGCCAAATGAAGTTGCATCACTAGCCGTCTTCTTGTGTCTACCTGCAGCTTCCTACATTACAGGTCAAACCATTTGTGTTGATGGAGTCCTCACGATTAACGGTTTCTCCGATCAACCGCATGCTTAA